A segment of the Moorena sp. SIOASIH genome:
GGGATGTTCCAAAGCTTTAGGAGTGCAGGTTTCTATTGCAGGTAATCGGTGACTGCCTAGAGTACAATTCTTGATCACAGGCATTTTCCCCCTGGGAATACCCCACTTAGACATCGACGTTGCTACCGCATCACTCACGGAAATCACTCGTTCAGCCAATCCCATCACTACTGAGCTACGTTGGTGAACATTGTGAAGATGAGATACCAACCCATACTTTGCTGAACCCCGTAGGAAGCGAGCTAGAACTACTCCCGTCATCATGTGTCCATGGACAATATCTGGCTGAAATTCTGCGATTATCCCTCGATAACGCCCAGCAGCCTTGAGCAGATGCAACGGTTTTCGGGTCTGATCCAGTTCAAAGTGAGTGACGCCATAAGCCCTTAGCAATGTTTCATATCCGCCGCCAGCAGAGGCAATACCAACCTCATGACCCGCTTTCGCTTGCTCACAGGCAACGTCAATTGCTAGATTGACAATACCATTACCAGTTTCTTTAATATGGTTTAAGATATGGAGTATACGCATCAAAAATCTCCCACAAAGGAAAGCACCGCCATATTTGACCTATAAGTTAGTTAGGAATTGGTAGTTGAAACATCCGGCTGTTCCTTTCCATCTCCTACTTCTGTTATTCTTCAGTCAGTGCCATTGATCAGAAAATTTTCATAATTCTTATCTTTAGCAGTCTTCACT
Coding sequences within it:
- a CDS encoding glycosyltransferase family 4 protein, whose product is MRILHILNHIKETGNGIVNLAIDVACEQAKAGHEVGIASAGGGYETLLRAYGVTHFELDQTRKPLHLLKAAGRYRGIIAEFQPDIVHGHMMTGVVLARFLRGSAKYGLVSHLHNVHQRSSVVMGLAERVISVSDAVATSMSKWGIPRGKMPVIKNCTLGSHRLPAIETCTPKALEHPAIVTVAGMNRRKGITELISAFEQVAKGCPKAHLYLVGDGPDRQMFETQAAASSVADRIHFEGFHKNPQAYMMAADVFVLASHRESFGLVLMEARQVACPIVATSVDGIPEALDDGKAGVLVPPKNAIALADQIEMLLSSPSEQNRLRRAAQQNIDELTVTTMVEKITAVYHQLLKCS